The Gasterosteus aculeatus chromosome 18, fGasAcu3.hap1.1, whole genome shotgun sequence genome segment TTCAAAATGTCCAGGTTTTCACCACAGTTATGATGATCATAATACTATTTTCATACAGGTTTCAGTGAATTCATTAGACATTTATCACTCTTCAGCAGGGTAAGGGCCAATAACAGCCGACGGTGATGGTTTACAATCATCACATACATGGTACAGAAGTATTGCTTCATGTTATAATCTATAAGGACCACATTGAAATTTGTACTGGcttaatacatataaatacatatgatATGTTACAACAAaggttttcctccttttttccttcaCAAGTTCCTTAACAATATCCGCTTGTTACAGGCATACCatctttataaaataaaaggaaacctGTTAGGTTTATGAAAAGACACTACTTAGGCAGGTTTGGAAGTCATTTGAGTAAGAATAACAAGTGGAGTTTCATGTAACACGGCTTTGGGACCCACTCAACTTCGATCCCCAGGCGTGAGGACTTGTAGATATACTTGTAGATACTTGTAGACTTCCTTGTTTAGCAAAATTTTCACTAACTCTATTGGATGCCAACAAATCATTTTTGTAGGTATAGCTATGAATGCTGGATAAGACCATCCCTAAAATCTCTCCCATTCTGCTGTATGAATGTGCATGCAACACTCACTCAAGGTTCACTCAAAGGTGCCAGTTTGGGCCTTAAGAAAAGAATGGATTGTACAAAATATACCCAATTCTCTAGGCTAAATTGCTAGGAAAAAATAGTAGACATTTAGTAATGCAAAGAAAGCGTGTGCTGTGTATTAGTTCATGCAAACACGCACCTGCATGAGACTCTCCCGTCACGctccacacacacgcctccGTTGGAACAAGGGTTGGGACGACAGGGATCGGCAGCTCGGGCTTCTCTGTGTTTTGAAACCTCCGGTCTCATTTCCACCTCGCTGATTGGCTCCTCGTTCGGGACGTCACTGCCCGGTGACGCTGGTTCGACGTCCACCTCGGTCTGGATCAGGTGGGTCAAATCTAACAAAACAAGTTCATGAAAATGTCCAATAAAACATTGGCTCATTCAAGATGTCCAaatttggatatgttattactTATTTGTCTGATATAGGAATAATGTGGTACAGTCATAGACAGCCGCTGGGTTTTGGTCCTCACCATTGAAGttgacagtgatgatgaagtCATTTTCTTTGAGGAAGCTCCTGCTGTGCAAGTGCTTGTGGGAAATGAAAGTGCTCCATCCAAAGTCTTTCCTGCGGAAGCACTGGCAGCCGACATCCCACTCTGCACCTGAAGCAGCAGTTGGTCTGTTCCAACGAGGATCAGTGTCTGAGAGTGGAAATGGTCAAACAAACGTTATGTGTTTCTCAGTTTCACATATGTGTGGTTGCAATATGGTGTGAGAATCgaaaatggactgtacttgtatcgCACTTTACGAGATGTAAGATCACTTAGAGCGCTTTTACAATACATGTCTTGATTCACCCATTTATACCCATTCATACATAAATAAGATTCTTCAAACACGCCCTTTCTGGTTTCTTATTTCCTtgcatattttttaaatcatgaaTGTATGTGTATCCAGCACATTTTTGGGAAAAGCGTAGTTACATTTTCTTAGCACTGGCAGACCCAAAGTAATTGACATGTATCAGTCTGGACGGGTTACAAGGACATTTCTAAGGCTTTGGCACTCCAGCGAACCAGAGAGCAACTATCCACAAATGGAGGAGACTTGGAACACTGGAGAACTTTCCCAGGAGGGGAAAGAATCACGAAAGAGATTGTCTAGAAGCTCATGAGCACTTGGGTTCTGCAGCAGGACAACGATCCAGCAGGTCTGAATGGCTCTTTGTAAATTAAAGAAGCCAAATGAAGGTTTTGGAGTCCAGACTTAAATCTTAATTGAGATGCTGTGACATGACATTAAACAAGACGCTCAAAAACCATCCGTCCAATCAGCCATCCAATATGGCCGAATTAAAACAATTCTCTAAGtacttgtcacggtgtggttcactgtcccccagcagccgccgacaaccgcggcggtgttccgtgtccccgagccgccgccgactccggaggtgttccgtgttccccagagtttcccgggcggtccgaccaacgtctttggtttccctccctcccgccccttgtctgcTCTCTAGTCTAGTCTAGTCTAGTCTGGGATTCGGCCCTGTCacggttcacttcctgtcttattttgtagttttctgccactcgtgtcaccgggtaacttcacttcctgccttgtcctgtcgtccccatGTAatcgtctgattgtttccacctgtgtccaatcacctgcacctccctagtgtatgtaagcagtgtgtgtctcttgtcacttgtcgcgtcattgtctattgtcgtggatGTGCTCGGTTCCTGTTCCTGTGAGTCCTGCCTTCATCCCCTGACAGTACTGGTGTTCAAAAGTCGTCCACAGCAATATGAAAACTATTGCAAACGCTTGATTGCAGTTATTGCTGCCAAGGGGGGAACAACCAGTTATTATGGTTAGGGGGCAATTACTTTTTCACATGGGGCCAAGTAGGTTTGGACAGATTTCTTCTCTTAatgaaatgttcattgaaaaaacattttttaatatgGATttctaattaaattaaatgtcaaaaatatgcaaaacaaacaataagCAACAGAGGCAGATAAATACTTTTTCACTACACATGTGCAATAAAGATGGCAATAACCACTGTGGTATGTGTATCTCATGtgcactgtccactttgctgcagcgatcctgtgaatttccccattgtgcGACTAATAATGGACAATCTTATCTTGTTTCCTATCCCACTCCGTACATTCAAATGCCAACCGTTTATTGATTGGATGGCTGCACATTCCGCAGTGTCAGCGATGGTGGTAAAATGTGGTTGTGGAGAAACCTTCTGTAGCACAGACGTTTTTGCATTAATATCTAATATCTGTTGAACTGCGTTATTGCAAACATGAAAGGTTTGGTTTGTAAAGGGGATCGATACCGTCGCTGCAGTTTTGACACCGTATGTTGTGTGAAGCACCAATCTCAAAATCTGCCAGTAACCTGGATTTACCTGTGGTGAAGCTTCTCGTGGAAGACATTCTCAGCTTCACATCAGGGTCCTGGTCCACGGCAACGATGGTTGCCTGCCTGTTTTTCACTGGCCACTGCACCACCGCATCATTTTCCCCACTGCAGAGGTGCAACGCTATCCCAACATAGTCTGGGTAGCCACTCTCTCTTCCATTAGGGTAAACACTGATACCGAATGAGTGGCCCTCCGAGTTGAAGAAGCACTTGCTTTTCAACAAGCCGCCAGGAGGAGTACTTGCAAGAATGCCGGTGAAGTTGTGGATTTGCCAAACGGAGCTGGGGCAAATGGTCTCAGTAAGGGTGATGTCATCGATTGAGACGGCACCCGAGGAGCCGGACGATCCTCTGACGCCTTGGAAGAAATAGCGGAATTTCCCAGACACCTTGAGAGTCACATAGGCCATTTTCCAGGCAGCGTCCCCACTTcctgagagaagagaaagaagctGATACTTGTGTTGTTATTCTGTCCTGGCGCAGTAACGACAACAGCAGAATACCTGTTATGGTGTGGATCTTCCTGATGCTGCGTACAGTCCCGGTCCCGTCGTCAGTCCTGATCCAAATCACCAGTTTGTCCCCTGCTGCTCCGGTCATCTTGTAGAAGAACTGCAGGCACTGCTCGTCTCTCTTGGGGTAAAGGATACGTGATTCCAGCAAGGCGCTGCTTCCCACTGGGCCGGAAGATGTATCAAACTTCATGAAGTAGCCAGAGTCTGGAAACGGAACAACCATCGGTACACAATGAGTCAACTGCAAGGGATTGTTCCGTGTTTAGTGTGTAAAGTGTGAGACTGTGTTGCATCATCTCCCATAAAGCCCAGTTGTGTGGTGTAACCCCGATTCTGGTCCAATCGAATGATACTTTGCTGATTTCCAGATCTTTCTGGGTCATCTTAATTAAAGGCCCCATAGTAGTTGGTCTTGGCAGGGTTGTTGTGGTTcaatattcttttcattttgtaataaTTTGACACATCATGTTACAAAGTCTTTGTCTCACCACATCATATTAGGGGGCGTTTTCTGTTTTAGAATCTTGAACATCTTTTTTATCACCAGCAACTTTCTGTGATTCCATTACATAAAATCAAcatttaaaattattttgagtCCAGTTTTCTAACACAATAAAAGCGCAAAATGCCAAGTAGGCAAATATTATACCGTTTCATTGATCTAGAAAATAAGTTTAGTACCTCTGCAGAGCCCTGCCATGGTGTGGTCGGTATCAGCAGGACTGCTCAACGTCTGGACCCAATCGGCGTTGTCCTCCTCGTTCTGGATCATTCCACAGATGTTATTCAGCTCAAAGGAGCACTGGTCCAACAGAGTGAGTGTGTTGGCTGGAACAGGACAGTTAGCAACAAAACTCATTGTTGATATGGATTCAATTACAGTGGTGATTTCCAGTCAAACAAATGAATACAGCTTTTATTTTAGTGCATAAACACATATTCGTTGAGATTTTGGCATTGAGTGGCAGCTGAACAACCTCAACAAGGTCtcctgaagaggagaggaggctgtcAGAGTTGGCTGATAGTTATTTTTAGTGCAGCTTTGAGAGgagaatgtaaatataaaataaataaataagtaccTTACTTACACATCACTTAACCACTTTCCAAGCCAGGATAACTTATGCAACCTTCATGGGTCAGACACTCACCACAGTCGTACATGCGGTTGAGCCTGCTGACGTCTACAGCGCTGAAGTCCAGACGCTGGCCTATGACCTCATTGAAATAGGGTATGCTGGTGGTAATCGTGGGGATGCTGTCGTTCTTGTTGAAGGACAGCGGCCTGTAGTGCATGATGGACTCGTAATCATATGGCGTGTTCAGATCTGTGATGAAGTCGTCCTCATACTTGTTGAAATTGTGCTTCTTCCCTGTCAGGAGAAAGTAGCATTGCCACGTCGATGGTCATGTGATGGTGTATCAATGTCTTTAAACATTGCTACCAAATAACATACATGTATATCTAGACTCTGTACAACCTCCTGcccttttattattttggagaattccccttttccttttttaaaatgtgcagcTAATGATGAAAATTAAGTTATGAAAAAGTGGAGAAAACCAAAAATGACACAGTTGTGACCCACCTTCTTCAATCTGGTCCCACCATATTTTGACATAGTTGTCTCTGTCCGAGCGAGACTGCTCGTGGTAAAAGCCCAGCGCATGGAGGAGCTCGTGCTGCACAATGGCCTTGGTGTCACACCCGGCGCCGATTGACACATTCTGGCCTGTTCTGTCATCCCCAACATACGACCAGCATCTGCAGAGAATGCGGGGACTGAAATTACAACGTGACCAAGAGTGTTCTGTTATTGCTCTCTAACTGGCATTTTGTCACAAGATGTCCACATCATAAAGCTTATTGGTGACTTTACAGCATGATCCCACAGAGTTGGGCAACACTTCCGGGACTCACCCGGACAGCTTGGTGAAGGAGACGTAGCTGCTCTCTCCTTCATAGGGCTTGAAGTCCACACAGGATCTCAAACGATATTCCTCAAAAGCCTGGAGGATCACACCTTTAGCATTCAGCTCTGGAATGAAGGGAACCCCATGTCAGCGCGTGTACATCAGCTTCTCGTTAGATGATATGCTGGTGGACATGTTCTCATCTGAAGGCCTACCTAGAGAATCGGTTAAGATGTAGGGAATGGGAAACTTCCATCTCCGTTTTTGGTCAAGGATTGCATTCCTGCTGGGCTGCAATACACATTGAGAAGCATTCAGAATCTGCTTTCCAGTTCTGGGCAAACCGTCTCATCTCAGATACTTACATCAATGGCGATGTCTCCCTCAAACAGCTGGTTTAACCCTTAAAAACCGGTTAGAGCATAATGAATACAGTCAACAGCACATGAACACCTCTGGACAGGAGATACAGCTTGATAAAGGGTTTACCTCTGTTGATCTCAAGTATGTCGTCCCTCAGTTCCCCAGCATCTGCGTAATCACCTGGAAGATAAAGATGAAGTTACTGCGAAGAAACACGCTGGTTTTGGGTGTCTGTTTAAAAGTTAAATGAGAGACCTGTACCTGTGGGAACAGCTTGCAcctggaacaaaaaaaacaatgtcaaaatATAAAGACCTTTACGAAAAAAATTCAATTTGTGCTCCGTGTAGTTGGATTCCAAATGCTCCTACCGTCAAAGCCACCAAGACGCCAAGCAGCGCTGCGATTTGGCTCAAGCTGTCCCTGGAGCCCATGGCGCGATCCGGACACAAAGCTGTTTCTCTGAAACTACGTGAAGACGGCGCAGGGGGACTTTGATCAGGAGGGTTCAATGTTTCAATGGTTAACAAGCACTTTGACACACCAACATGTTGTCGGGCGTTCCGGCTTGCACAGGTAATGGAAGCGCAATGAGCTGAGACCCTGAGGAGAGGCATCAGTCAACAGCAGAACAATCTCTATTCTTACATCTGATAAAAGTTATTATCTGAGGAACAGAAGTTCTATTTGTGTCAAAACCAATGAACAAGGAACATTATAATAGATGATCCACTTTTTGATTAGAACTTAGAACTAAGAGCAAGTTGTTTatgtttaaatataatggaattTATGTGAATATATGAAAACCATATACCGATGTAAATAGACAAAGCTGTGAGATAAACacctaaatgtatatttttaacgTTGTTCTATAAATACTTTGAAAGAAACCACGTTTGTGGAAACTAAACCTCAAACTCAACCAGTGCAtcagaaaaacaatgtttttaccTGTATTGTTTTGCCTTAACTGATTGATGTGTGAACTGTAACATAATAAGTAAAgtctctcgtaccttattgcttaattataTGTCAATACAACACATTTCATTGGTGTTAAAGTGACTTGAACTACGTATTGTAGCACCTGCACAAAGTTTAGCGGCTTAAATAAATGATGGATTTTTTTGGCATAGTTGATCATTATCTCAATATCCTCTGGCTGACAAATAAACTGATCATAACATTTGAACAACATTAAGAGGCGGTGTTCCGCCTTTTAAAGGCACCTTTTAAATTAAGCTGCTTAATCTGGTTCTATTACCAACATTAACTTCTGCCATGATACAGGAAATGTGGCAATTCCAAAGAACATTGTGTGACGTCTTTGTGAGACCTTTTCTGGCCATATTACAGTTTCTTTTGATGTATTATTATGACTTTTTGATGACAGTTTTCAACATACTATgacttctgtcttttttttgcatgcttACAGATGCTGATAGAtagttttacatttatttttatattttataatgtgtttttttagtgCGGTCAGTTAAACGCGTTATTAACGACGTTAACGCAAACCCATTTTAATAGCTTAAATTTTTTTAGATTgacatttttggggggtattttcaaatgttttgctttttgttgtgaCCCAGCTACTTGATCCTGTTTGAGCGACAGTCCTACAAATGTCACTCACAAAACatgtagaaaagaaaacaaatccggcacttctccttcctcttaGTAAAACCTCCAGCATACCAACATATGATCGTTAGATGAGAAGTTCAATTaatttacattaacatgtaaatCAAAACATGTAAATCATTTCCAAGTACATACAAAACCCTTTACCTGGAATGTGCActtatgattttattttgtgccGCCCTGTTTGGCAATGttgttttataataaaataatacatttgcataaagcaaggcggcacggtggcgtggtggttagcactgtcgcctcagagcaagaaggtcctgggtttgattccgcccagtggcctttctgtgtggagtctgcatgttctccccgtgtctgcgtgggttctctccgggttctccggcttcctcccacagtccaaagacatgctctggggatcaggttaattggggactttaaattgcccgtagttgtgtgaatgtgagtgtgaatggttgtgtgtctctgtgttgccctgcgattggctggcgaccaatccaggatgtaccctgtctatcgcccaaagttggctgggatggactccagcccccccccccgcgaccctgtgtgcagaataagcggtttgacaatggatggatggataaagcaAGCTAACACGTTTGCATGTTGATATTTTAATCGTTTGAAAACACTAATattttttacttacttttttgGTTGCTTTTTGATAGATGGTAAGGTTTTTTACTAAAAAGACAGTTCACCTTTGTCTATGCTTTATAATTTAATACAatttattacttatttttttGGTATTGTATTATTCTGTGTTTTGTATGACATATTTCAATAGGCTATACAATATTCTTTTGACATCATATAGAGAATAAAGATAAAGAATAGAGGTAAAGTGGGAGTAGAGGGATATTCTCATTCCACTCAATGAAAAAAAGGAGTAAGAAAGATTTTTACATTCAGTTACAATTTTCATACATGTAACTTGAAAACTTTTTCTCTGATGAAATATCATATTTTACTGATGTGCCAAAAATGACT includes the following:
- the mep1a.2 gene encoding meprin A subunit alpha, coding for MGSRDSLSQIAALLGVLVALTVQAVPTGDYADAGELRDDILEINRGLNQLFEGDIAIDPSRNAILDQKRRWKFPIPYILTDSLELNAKGVILQAFEEYRLRSCVDFKPYEGESSYVSFTKLSGCWSYVGDDRTGQNVSIGAGCDTKAIVQHELLHALGFYHEQSRSDRDNYVKIWWDQIEEGKKHNFNKYEDDFITDLNTPYDYESIMHYRPLSFNKNDSIPTITTSIPYFNEVIGQRLDFSAVDVSRLNRMYDCANTLTLLDQCSFELNNICGMIQNEEDNADWVQTLSSPADTDHTMAGLCRDSGYFMKFDTSSGPVGSSALLESRILYPKRDEQCLQFFYKMTGAAGDKLVIWIRTDDGTGTVRSIRKIHTITGSGDAAWKMAYVTLKVSGKFRYFFQGVRGSSGSSGAVSIDDITLTETICPSSVWQIHNFTGILASTPPGGLLKSKCFFNSEGHSFGISVYPNGRESGYPDYVGIALHLCSGENDAVVQWPVKNRQATIVAVDQDPDVKLRMSSTRSFTTDTDPRWNRPTAASGAEWDVGCQCFRRKDFGWSTFISHKHLHSRSFLKENDFIITVNFNDLTHLIQTEVDVEPASPGSDVPNEEPISEVEMRPEVSKHREARAADPCRPNPCSNGGVCVERDGRVSCRCASTQTTIYTGKRCEEVSVHIGVVGALIAGAAGTVILTLAIFTVLRGARCLLHSFGSAITEENVGILL